The genomic stretch CGAAGTCGGGCAGCGCCGGGGCGTGGGTGGATATGGCGCAACTTTATCCCGGCCGTGGCGCGATGGCTACGCGCCAAGGCGCGGGGAAAACCCGTGGACCGGCGCCGGGGACACTACGCATCCAACATTCAGAAAATTTCAACAACTTATTTCGGAACCGCCCCAGCTGGTGCCGCTTCGCGCCCCTACACTTCCTCCACCAGCCGCTGCAGCCCGCAAACTTCCACCCAGGCAATGCAGCATAACGATATTCAGATTTTCGAAATCAAAAGGATCGAAATCATGACCACCGCCTCCACCCGCGTTGCCATCGTCTACCACAGCGGCTACGGCCACACCGCGCGCCAGGCCCAGGCCGTCGCGCGCGGCGCCGGCAGCGTCGCGGGTGCCGAAAGCCTGCTGATCCCGGTCGAGGACATCGACCAGCACTGGGATACGCTGGAACAGGTCGACGCCATCATCTTCGGCGCGCCGACCTACATGGGCAGCGCCTCGGCCCAGTTCAAGGGCTTTATGGACGCGACCTCGCGCAATGTGTTCGCCAAGGGCGGCAAGTGGGCCAACAAGGTCGCCGCCGGCTTTACCAACGCGGCCTCGCGCTCCGGCGACAAGCTGGCGACGCTGCAGCAGATCGCGATCTTCGCGGCGCAGCACGGCATGCACTGGGTCAACCTGGGCCTGACTTCGGGCCACAACAATTCCAGGTCGACCGAGGATACGCTGAACCGCCACGGCTTCTTCCTCGGCGCGGCCGCGCAGTCGGATGCGGATGTCAGCGCCGAGGTCGCGCCGCCGCCCGCCGACCTGCGCACCGCCGAACACCTGGGTGCGCGCGTGGCCGAAGTCGCGCAGCAGCTGGTCGCGGGGCGGCAGGCGCTGGCGGCGCTGAAGGAAGCGGCCTGAGGCCGCGTAAGGGCCGTGTCACGGCCGGGCCAGCCGGGCCCGGCACCGCCACAGCAGGCCCAGCAGCACCGCGGCCAGTGCCAGTTGCTGCAGCCCGGCGCGCCACACCGCATGCCAGCGGGGGTTGTCCACCCAGGCGAAGCGCGGCGCGTTGGCGTAGTCGTGCAGCGCCACGCCGTGATAGCTCATGATGCGCGGCACGAAGAACGCGCGCCATTCGGCTTCGTAGCGGTTCACCTGCGCCATGAAGCGGGCGTAGCGCGGGGCGTCGTGCCCCGCCAGCCGGTCGGCCGCGAGCAGCAGTGACAGCGGCGGCGACAGCCAGGCCCAGCGTTCCGCACGCTCGAAGCGCTGCGCGCGCACGCGCTCGAATTCGGCCGCGATCGGCTCGATGCGCGCGGCCTGGTCGAGATAGCGCGGCATGAATGACACCGGCCAGCTGTGCTGGCGCGGCGCGGCCGGCGCCCATTGCGGATTGGCGCGGTACCACGCCCGCACCAGGTCCGCCGCGGCAGCTTCGGCCTCCTGCTGGGCGGCGCGCACCTGCACGATCGCAGCCAGCCGCGACGGCATCGGCGCCATGCGGTCGGTCGCCGCCGCGATTACGGCCGGTGCGCCGAAGGTGATCACCGCCCACAGGCCCAGGCCGGCCAGCACGGCCGTGGCGGCGGAACCCGGCAGCAGGTTCAGCCATGCGCTCGCCGCACTCCAGAACAACACGAACGCGCTCAGGCAGAACACCCACGCGCCGAAGGCGCGCAGCGTCGCCGCCGGATCCAGCAGGAACGCCAGCAGCGAAGCCAGCACCGCCACCGCCCACACCGCACCCGCCCGCACCGCCATCCCGGCAAGCAGCAGGCGCCAGCCGGCCGCGCCCTGCGCCAGCGACATTCGCCACGTGCCGTGCTCGCGCTCGCCCTGGACCATGCCCGCGCACAGGCACACCAGCAGCAGCGGCACCAGCAGCGCCAGTGCCGTCGCCAGGTCCGCCATGCCGTAGCGCTGCAGCAGCGGATTGCCCAGCTTCTCCTCGTTGCGGGCGTCGGTATGGCGGCTTTCCACGGTGACGCGGATGGCCGGCGGCAGCAGCTCTAGCATGCCGCTGGCCAGCGCGCGGCCGCCGGCGGCGGGCAGCAGCGCCGCAGGCGCGTGCGCGCGGGCAAAACGGAACGCCGCCATCGCGGCCTGGTCCCCCGCGGCCGGCAACGGCTGCGCGCCGGCCTGGCGCAACGCTGCCTGCGCGCCGGCTTCCAGCTGCTGGAACTTGCCATGCCAGGCGCGCGCGCCCAGCCCCGATGCCACCGCGCAGGCGCACATCACGGCAGCGCACAGCAGCAGCGCCCAGCGGGCGCCACGCGCGCCCCACAGGGCGCGCCATTGGGCCGCCAGCAGGCGCCCGGTCGGTCTGATCTGGTTCATGGCCGCATCCTCCGCAGGCAACCGTAAAGCCCGGCCAGCGCCACCGCACACCACCACAGCAGGCAGGCGATCTCGGGCCATGCCGCGCGCAGCGCGAAGCCCGCCGGGGGCATGGTGTAGTCAAAGGGCCGGATCGCGCGCCACAGCGACGCGCCCGCATACTTGTCGTCGAACGAGGTCAGGCCGCGCGTATGGCTGGCATCCCAGCTATCGATGGCGGTATTGACGGTCTGCCGATAGCGTTCCGCGGCGGCCTCGTAGTGGCGCTGGTGCGCCAGGTCGGTGCCGGCCATCTTCATCGCAAAGTTGCGCATCGCCAGCGTCGGGCTCAGCAGCGCGGCCGCGCGCATCACGTTCTCCTGCGCCGCGTAGCGCTGCCACAGCGCATCGAAATGCAGGGCGTGGACGCGGTCGGCATAGGCGTCGCGATGCAGCCGGCGCAGCGGCGCCGCCCCCACCGGCAAGTCTGCCAGGCGCGTCACGCCGTAGCGCGCCAGCAGCGCCGCGTCATGGCGCGCGGTGCGTGCCTCCAGGTTGCCGTCGCCCGGCAGCCCCTCCAGGTAGTCGTGCTGGATCCCGGCCCAGAACGCTTGCGCCGATGGCAGCGGCACCGCATGCCGTGCCAGCGCCGCGCCCGCGCCGGGGATGACGAAGACAAAGGCCAGCCACAGCCCGGCCAGCGCCAGCAACGCGCTCCGGCCGTCGGCCATCCACGCCGACACCGCCAGCCCCAGGCCCGCCAGGACCGCCGTGTAGAGCAGGTAGCCGGCGCCGAGGCCGGCGGCGCGCCACCACACCCCGGCATCGAGCGTACCCTGCGCATGGCTGGCCACCACCGGCGCCAGCGCCAGCACGACCGAAAATCCGGCGAAGCCCGCGGCCAGCGCCAGGAACTTGCCCGCCAGCAGGCTCTTCGGCGCCATGCCGGCGCCATGCAGCATGCGCAGCGTGCCGCGCTGGCGCTCGCCGCTGACGGCATCGAAGCTGACCGCCAGCACCAGCAGCGGCAACAGCGCAGCGAACACGAAGCCGGCGCTCAGGTCGCCAAAGCGCGCCGCGGGCAGCGCGTCCTGCGCCGGCTCGAAGCGCGCGAGATTGCGCCGGTGCGGCTCCAGCCACAGCGCCTGGCCGAAGTAATCGCCCAGTCCGGGCTCGATCGCCGCCAGCGCCGAGGCCGGCCGGAACGCATACAGGCCAAAGTGCGCGCCGCGATGCGGATGCTTGTCGCCCTGGTCGTCCCACTGCTGGCGCGTCGCCGCGGCCGCCTGCGCCATCTCGCCGGCGACCGTGGCATGCCGCTGCAGCGACACCAGCACGGCGATCGCCAGCACCACGGCACCGATGCCCAGCAGCGCCACGGCCCGCCCTTCCCTGACCATCGCCTTGAGTTCCTTGCGCAGCACGGCTCCGATCCTGATGCGGCTCCCGCTGCGCGTGCATGCGCCAGGTAGGCCGCGGTCAGCGCCTGGTGGTCGAGCGTGGACGCGTCGAACTCGGCCACCAGCACGCCGGCACGCAGGATGCCGATGCGGTCGGCCAGCTGCCTGGCATTGAACAGGTCATGCGTGGCCATCAGCACCGCCATGCCGGCATCGGCAGCAGCGCGCACGCTGCGCGCCATGTCGTCGGCGGCGGCCGGGTCCAGCCCCGAAGTCGGTTCGTCGAGCAGCAGCAGCGACGCCGACCTGGCCTGTGCGATCGCCAGCCCGACCTTCTGCCGCATGCCCTTCGAATAGCCGCTCACGCGCCGGCCCTGCGCCTCGTGCGCCAGGCCAGCGCGGTCCAGCAGCGCGGCGGCGTCGGCGCGCGACAGCGCAATCCCCGCCATCGCGCAGAAATAGTCCAGGTTCTCCACGCCGGACAGATAGGGGTACAGCGCGACATTCTCCGGCAGGTAGGCCACGCGCCGCCTGACCGCCACCGCATCGTCCGCCGGCGACAGCCCGTCCACGCGCACCATGCCGCCGGCCGCCGGGACAAAGCCCAGGATCGCGTCGATGGTGGTGGTCTTGCCCGCGCCGTTGCCGCCCAGCAAGGCATAGACGCGGCCCGTGGGCACGCAAAGCTGCAGGCCGTCGACCACGCGACGGCCGTCGCGCAGGACCACCAGGTCACGGATTTCAAGCATCTGGTATCTCCGTCGGGCAGTTAGAAGAAGTAGCGCGCCGCCATGCCGAACTGCCATTTCGGCTGCGGCGACACCAGCAGTCCGGCCGCCGCGCCATAGGCGGCCTCGGTCGAGAACCGGTGCGGCTGCAGCACCGCGAACAGCGACAGCTGGTATTGCTTCCAGTCCAGCACCCCGCGCAGGTCGAAGCGCGTGTAGGCCGGCATGAAGCGCAGCTGGGTCTGCGGCGTTCCCATGTAGTACGGGATGCCGGTGGTCAGGTAGGCGTCGGCATTGACGGTCAGCTGCACGCCCTGCAGCCGCTGCCGGTACTCCGCCCCCAGCTTGAGCTGGTGGCGCGGCACCGACAGCCTGGCGCCGGTGTTGGGCAGCGGGTTGTTGGCTTCGGCCTGGATGATGTGGCCGTAGCTGGCATAGAGCGAGACCGGTCGCACCGGCCGCCAGCGCGCCTCGACCTCATAGCCCTTGCGGGTGGTGTCGCCCACCGAGCGGAACGAGCCGTCCGGCTGCCCGACGATCTCGTCCTCGTTGAGGGTGTAATAGGCCGCCGCGGTGACCGTCAGGTTGCGGGCCGGGGTCGCGGTGAAGCCCACGTCGTAGGACTTCACCTTCGACGGCGATACGTCATAGACCGACCCGCCGGGCGCGCCCAGCGGCCCGGGCGCGCCGCTGCTGCTGATCTGCTCGGCGGCCGGCGAGCGGAAGCCCTGGGCGACATTGGCGAACAGGTCGAGCCCGGGCAGCACGGTCCAGGCCGCGCCGAGCTTCGGCGTGGTCACCCCCTTGAAATAATCCGTGCTAGCTGCCGGCAGCTTGCGGTTGACGATGTCGTAGTCGAACCAGTCGCGCCGCAGCCCGGCACTCAGCTTGACCGAATCGACCGGCTTGAACTGCCCCTGCACGAACAGCCCGTAGGTCAGCAGGGTCAGCCGCTGGGCATTGACATAGTTGGCGGTCGGCACGCCGCGCAGCCAGATCTGCCGTTGCGCGTCGCCGTGGTCGCGGCGCACTTCGAGGCCGGCCATCAGCGCGGCGCGGTCGCCGAAGGTAACGTTGCCCGCCAGCCGGCCGCCAAAGATATTGCGGTCGTCGGAGCCGACGGTATGCTGCACGCTGCTGGTGGCGATGCCGCGCTCGCGCTCGAAGGCTTCGCCGTACAGCGTCGCGTACCAGCCTTCCTCGCCGTGCGCGGGCGCGCGGTTCAGCGCGAACATCGAGCGCTTGCCGCTGCCAAAGCCAGGCAGGCCGTACTGGGTCGAGCGCGGATCCACCTTGCCCGACTGCAGGTCGCTCAGCAGCAGGTAGCCGGCCGCCGTCGATTCGGCGCGATAGTGATTCAGGCGCAGGCTGTAGAGGCCTTCGCCGATGCGGGTCGACAGCTTCCAGAACAGGTTGTCGCGCTCGGTGCTGCCGTCATAGCGGTAGCTGTGGGTGCGGTACAGGTCGGCGACGAACAGCGACTGGATCGGTTCCGCCTCCGGCCGCAGCGCGTGGCGGCCCGACAGCACCAGGGTGGCGCGCTTGCCGTCGTAGCGGTCCAGCCCGATGCCGAAGCTGGACGGCACCTCGCCGGACTGGGTCTGGATCGGCACCGCGCCCGCGCGGTTCTGGTCGCCGTACAGCGCCGACACCGGCCCCTTGATGACGTCGATCTGCCCGATCATGTCCGGCGTCAGCCATTCCAGGAAGGCCGGACCGTGCCCCGCCCCCGCCTGGCTGGACGGCATGTTCTGCGGCACCCCGTCGACATAGACCGCGGTGTCGGCACCGTGCGTGCCCTGGGTGGCAAAGCCGCGCATGCGGAAGCCATTGCCGGTATCGCCCTGGTCGATATTGTTGGCGACCACGCCGGGAACGCGGCGGAACATGTTGGAGATGTCCCGGCCGATATTGATGGTGGCCAGCTCGTCGGCCGTGATCACCGACACCGCTGCCGGCAGGCCCGCGCTGTCGGTAGTGACGACGTTGCGCTGGTCGTGCGGCCGCTCGTCCTGCGTCGCCACCACGCTGACTTGGGGCAGCGTGGCGTGACCGGCTTCGGCCGAGGC from Cupriavidus nantongensis encodes the following:
- a CDS encoding ABC transporter permease → MLRKELKAMVREGRAVALLGIGAVVLAIAVLVSLQRHATVAGEMAQAAAATRQQWDDQGDKHPHRGAHFGLYAFRPASALAAIEPGLGDYFGQALWLEPHRRNLARFEPAQDALPAARFGDLSAGFVFAALLPLLVLAVSFDAVSGERQRGTLRMLHGAGMAPKSLLAGKFLALAAGFAGFSVVLALAPVVASHAQGTLDAGVWWRAAGLGAGYLLYTAVLAGLGLAVSAWMADGRSALLALAGLWLAFVFVIPGAGAALARHAVPLPSAQAFWAGIQHDYLEGLPGDGNLEARTARHDAALLARYGVTRLADLPVGAAPLRRLHRDAYADRVHALHFDALWQRYAAQENVMRAAALLSPTLAMRNFAMKMAGTDLAHQRHYEAAAERYRQTVNTAIDSWDASHTRGLTSFDDKYAGASLWRAIRPFDYTMPPAGFALRAAWPEIACLLWWCAVALAGLYGCLRRMRP
- a CDS encoding TonB-dependent receptor, giving the protein MNNNNENTGTARAFACALLPLAAGVASPAASAEAGHATLPQVSVVATQDERPHDQRNVVTTDSAGLPAAVSVITADELATINIGRDISNMFRRVPGVVANNIDQGDTGNGFRMRGFATQGTHGADTAVYVDGVPQNMPSSQAGAGHGPAFLEWLTPDMIGQIDVIKGPVSALYGDQNRAGAVPIQTQSGEVPSSFGIGLDRYDGKRATLVLSGRHALRPEAEPIQSLFVADLYRTHSYRYDGSTERDNLFWKLSTRIGEGLYSLRLNHYRAESTAAGYLLLSDLQSGKVDPRSTQYGLPGFGSGKRSMFALNRAPAHGEEGWYATLYGEAFERERGIATSSVQHTVGSDDRNIFGGRLAGNVTFGDRAALMAGLEVRRDHGDAQRQIWLRGVPTANYVNAQRLTLLTYGLFVQGQFKPVDSVKLSAGLRRDWFDYDIVNRKLPAASTDYFKGVTTPKLGAAWTVLPGLDLFANVAQGFRSPAAEQISSSGAPGPLGAPGGSVYDVSPSKVKSYDVGFTATPARNLTVTAAAYYTLNEDEIVGQPDGSFRSVGDTTRKGYEVEARWRPVRPVSLYASYGHIIQAEANNPLPNTGARLSVPRHQLKLGAEYRQRLQGVQLTVNADAYLTTGIPYYMGTPQTQLRFMPAYTRFDLRGVLDWKQYQLSLFAVLQPHRFSTEAAYGAAAGLLVSPQPKWQFGMAARYFF
- a CDS encoding DUF3526 domain-containing protein, coding for MNQIRPTGRLLAAQWRALWGARGARWALLLCAAVMCACAVASGLGARAWHGKFQQLEAGAQAALRQAGAQPLPAAGDQAAMAAFRFARAHAPAALLPAAGGRALASGMLELLPPAIRVTVESRHTDARNEEKLGNPLLQRYGMADLATALALLVPLLLVCLCAGMVQGEREHGTWRMSLAQGAAGWRLLLAGMAVRAGAVWAVAVLASLLAFLLDPAATLRAFGAWVFCLSAFVLFWSAASAWLNLLPGSAATAVLAGLGLWAVITFGAPAVIAAATDRMAPMPSRLAAIVQVRAAQQEAEAAAADLVRAWYRANPQWAPAAPRQHSWPVSFMPRYLDQAARIEPIAAEFERVRAQRFERAERWAWLSPPLSLLLAADRLAGHDAPRYARFMAQVNRYEAEWRAFFVPRIMSYHGVALHDYANAPRFAWVDNPRWHAVWRAGLQQLALAAVLLGLLWRCRARLARP
- a CDS encoding flavodoxin family protein; amino-acid sequence: MTTASTRVAIVYHSGYGHTARQAQAVARGAGSVAGAESLLIPVEDIDQHWDTLEQVDAIIFGAPTYMGSASAQFKGFMDATSRNVFAKGGKWANKVAAGFTNAASRSGDKLATLQQIAIFAAQHGMHWVNLGLTSGHNNSRSTEDTLNRHGFFLGAAAQSDADVSAEVAPPPADLRTAEHLGARVAEVAQQLVAGRQALAALKEAA